Below is a genomic region from Martelella lutilitoris.
GCAGATCCTGGCGGGCCATGTCGCCTTTGTTGTCGTGCTGCTGTTGCGGCCGCGCGGGCTGTTTCCGCGCGCCTATGATTGAGGACCGGCCATGAGAAAATCCCTGGAACTCCTCTTCGTTGCCATCCTCGTCGCCATCATGGCGATCATCCCGCTGTTCGGCCTGCGCGCGCTGGTGCAGGACCTGTTCATGGTGTTGTGCCTGCTGGTTCTGGCATTGAACTGGAACATGCTTGCCGGCTTTGCCGGCCTCGTCTCCGTCGGCCAGCAGCTTTTCGTCGGCGTCGGCGCCTATTCGATGTTCGCAGCCGTTATCCTGTGGGGTATTGATCCCCTGACCGGCGCGGTGATCGGCGGCTTGGTCGCCATGGCGCTGTCGGTCCCGGTCGCCTTCTTCACGTTTCGTCTGAACGGCGCCTATTTCGCCATCGCGACATGGGCGGTTGCCGAAATCGGCCGGCTTTCCATCGGCCAGTGGCGCGCGCTTGGCGGCGGCACGGGCACCGCTCTGCCGCGTGGAGCCGCGCGCGATATGCCCGGCGTTCAGCTCCTGCGCGACGTTCTCGACATTTCGGGTGCGGCGGCCGTCGATGTACTGACCTACTGGCTGGCGCTGGGGCTGGTCGTGGTGATGCTGGTCGCCAGCTGGCTGTTCCTGCGCTCGCGCATGGGGCTCGGCCTGCAGGCCATGCGCGACAATCCCGTCGCGGCCCGATCCGTCGGCGTCGATGCCGTGCGCCTCAAGGCGCTGGTCTTCCTGTTGACCGCGTTTGGCACCGGACTTTGCGGCGCGCTGATCTTCATACAGACCGGACGCATTGCGCCCGACGCCGCGTTTTCGGTGATCGACTGGACGGCCTTCGTCATTTTCATTGTCGTCATCGGCGGTATCGGCACCTTGCCAGGCCCGATCGTCGGCGTGTTGGTCTTTTACGGCCTGCAGCGGCTGCTTTCCGACTACGGCACGGTCTATCTGATCGTTCTGGGCGTGATCGGCATCGTGATCATGCTGTTCGAAAAGAGGGGATTGTGGGGCGGCCTGATTCAGCGGACCGGTTTCGACCTGCTGTCGCTTGAACACATCCCGCCTGGACCCGGTCCCGATAAACGCACAACAACCTGATGCGCCCGAGGAGGAGCAACGCATGAGCTATTTCAACGAAACGACGTCAGCCGACACGGTCAACGCCCGCATGGGGCCTGAAACCGATCCGCGTCTTGCCGAAGTCATGACATGTCTCGTTCGCCACATTCATGACTTTGCCAAGGAAATCCAGCTGACGCAGGACGAGTGGGAGTATGCGATCGCCTTTCTGACCAAAACCGGCCAGATGTGCTCGCAGGAGCGGCAGGAATTCATTCTGCTGTCGGACGTTCTGGGCGTTTCCATGCTGGTCGACGCGATCAACAACCGGCGTCCCGAAGGCGCGACCGAGAACACCGTTTTCGGGCCGTTCCATGTCGACGGGGCGCCGATCCGGCAGATGGGCGACAATATCTCCCTGGATGGCAAGGGCGAAAGCTGCCTGTTCGAGGGCCGGGTGCTGGACCGCGACGGCAATCCGATCGAAGGCGCGACGGTGGACGTCTGGTCGGACAATGCCGAGGGCTATTATGACGTTCAGCAGCCGGGCATCCAGCCGAAATGGAACAATCGCGGACGGTTCATCACCGGGGCGGACGGCCGCTACAGCTTCGTCGGCATCAAGCCGGTCAGCTACCCGATCCCCGATGACGGGCCGGTGGGACAGATGCTCGGCCATCTCGGCCGCCACCCCTACCGCCCCGCGCATATGCACTATCTCGTCACC
It encodes:
- a CDS encoding branched-chain amino acid ABC transporter permease, which produces MRKSLELLFVAILVAIMAIIPLFGLRALVQDLFMVLCLLVLALNWNMLAGFAGLVSVGQQLFVGVGAYSMFAAVILWGIDPLTGAVIGGLVAMALSVPVAFFTFRLNGAYFAIATWAVAEIGRLSIGQWRALGGGTGTALPRGAARDMPGVQLLRDVLDISGAAAVDVLTYWLALGLVVVMLVASWLFLRSRMGLGLQAMRDNPVAARSVGVDAVRLKALVFLLTAFGTGLCGALIFIQTGRIAPDAAFSVIDWTAFVIFIVVIGGIGTLPGPIVGVLVFYGLQRLLSDYGTVYLIVLGVIGIVIMLFEKRGLWGGLIQRTGFDLLSLEHIPPGPGPDKRTTT
- a CDS encoding intradiol ring-cleavage dioxygenase yields the protein MSYFNETTSADTVNARMGPETDPRLAEVMTCLVRHIHDFAKEIQLTQDEWEYAIAFLTKTGQMCSQERQEFILLSDVLGVSMLVDAINNRRPEGATENTVFGPFHVDGAPIRQMGDNISLDGKGESCLFEGRVLDRDGNPIEGATVDVWSDNAEGYYDVQQPGIQPKWNNRGRFITGADGRYSFVGIKPVSYPIPDDGPVGQMLGHLGRHPYRPAHMHYLVTAPGYQKLVTHTFVGGDEYLESDAVFGVKKSLIAPYERVEGSTTQWRSPFDFVLVSL